From the Candidatus Krumholzibacteriota bacterium genome, one window contains:
- a CDS encoding universal stress protein — MIKVNKILCPTDFSEASYKALELACSYADHFGADLILAHVVEPIPAAVAGGPEPAMAFDISSYEKHLMEINEEHIKKVVDERTPDDINVKPMVVRGDPADEILKIAGEEEADLTVIAAKGHSMVRELLFGSTAEKVIKHSKNPVLTVRGEE, encoded by the coding sequence ATGATAAAAGTCAACAAGATACTGTGTCCCACCGATTTCAGCGAGGCTTCCTACAAGGCGCTGGAGCTAGCCTGCAGCTATGCCGATCATTTTGGCGCTGATCTGATTCTGGCGCACGTGGTCGAACCCATCCCTGCCGCAGTAGCCGGAGGGCCGGAACCGGCCATGGCGTTCGATATAAGCTCCTATGAAAAACATCTCATGGAGATTAACGAGGAACATATCAAGAAGGTGGTGGATGAGAGGACTCCCGACGACATCAATGTTAAACCCATGGTGGTAAGGGGAGACCCCGCGGATGAGATACTAAAGATTGCCGGCGAGGAGGAAGCCGATCTTACCGTCATTGCGGCCAAGGGGCATTCCATGGTCAGGGAACTGCTGTTCGGTTCCACCGCCGAGAAGGTAATCAAACATTCCAAAAACCCCGTCCTGACAGTACGGGGAGAGGAATAA
- a CDS encoding MFS transporter, protein MKRTAFPPVFWVANLVEVLERFSYYGIYMGFGIYMEYLGYSKAQLGIIQSLFLLISYTIPVISGTFADRFGFKKVLIISYLAYLPSILLLILTESFSGIALTMLSIALAAGIFKPLVSGTVRAVTDRSNKTVGFGIFYAMVNIGASFGPLIAGKLRAISWNHAFIAAAVSIGFMLLITIFFYKEPEREIEGASLKGKFVDIWTALSDGKYLLFLILLGVFFWLPFWAFFNLTAIYIDKSLDTAQLYMSIKSLFGTSFANFLSHKSEDGSWRLLGETIAHTGYIIMILQIFVSRIAEKFRAIPTFLFGLVVMFAGFCVIGFANISAPAIVFLGIALFALGEMLSSPRIQEYITWIAPKEKAGLYMGTNFLSTGLGGALSGITYTSLYGYFYSIGHPDFVWYSLAVHMILGLLAIHLFTKILGEFKELEE, encoded by the coding sequence ATGAAACGGACAGCTTTTCCACCGGTATTCTGGGTCGCAAATCTAGTCGAGGTTCTCGAGAGATTCTCCTATTACGGAATATACATGGGGTTCGGTATTTATATGGAGTACCTCGGCTATTCAAAAGCTCAGCTCGGCATAATTCAGAGCCTCTTTCTTCTTATATCCTACACTATTCCCGTTATCTCCGGAACCTTCGCCGACAGATTCGGGTTCAAAAAAGTACTTATCATATCCTATCTCGCATACCTCCCTTCAATCCTTCTCCTGATACTCACGGAATCATTCTCCGGAATCGCCCTCACGATGCTGAGTATCGCTCTGGCAGCGGGAATATTCAAACCTCTCGTCTCTGGCACTGTCCGGGCGGTCACAGACAGATCAAATAAAACAGTGGGATTCGGAATATTTTACGCGATGGTTAACATCGGCGCTTCTTTCGGCCCGCTTATCGCCGGCAAACTGCGCGCGATATCATGGAATCACGCCTTTATCGCCGCGGCCGTATCAATAGGTTTTATGCTCCTTATTACAATATTCTTTTACAAGGAACCGGAGAGGGAAATAGAAGGCGCATCACTGAAGGGAAAATTCGTCGATATATGGACCGCCCTTTCAGACGGTAAATATCTCCTCTTCCTGATACTTCTTGGAGTTTTCTTCTGGCTTCCCTTCTGGGCCTTTTTTAACCTGACAGCAATATATATCGACAAAAGCCTAGACACCGCCCAGTTATATATGAGCATAAAATCGTTGTTCGGCACCTCATTCGCTAATTTTCTCTCCCACAAATCAGAAGACGGCTCATGGAGGCTCCTGGGAGAGACAATAGCCCACACAGGTTATATAATTATGATACTGCAGATCTTCGTCTCCCGTATCGCTGAAAAATTCAGAGCCATCCCCACATTCCTTTTCGGTCTTGTTGTAATGTTCGCGGGATTCTGCGTTATCGGGTTTGCCAATATTTCTGCTCCTGCAATTGTGTTTCTCGGAATCGCTCTCTTCGCCCTCGGCGAAATGCTCTCCAGCCCGAGAATTCAGGAATATATCACGTGGATAGCGCCAAAGGAGAAAGCCGGACTCTATATGGGAACTAATTTCCTATCCACCGGACTGGGAGGAGCTTTAAGCGGAATTACATATACATCGCTCTACGGTTACTTTTACTCAATCGGCCACCCTGATTTCGTCTGGTACTCTCTTGCGGTACACATGATTCTGGGACTGCTCGCTATCCATCTCTTTACGAAAATACTGGGCGAATTTAAAGAACTCGAAGAGTAG
- a CDS encoding ferritin: protein MLSEKMREALSEQINKEMYSAYLYLSMSSYLDSEGLKGFSNWYFIQYREETDHAMRIYDYIQEQGLRVKLKAIEEPPSDFGTPLEVVEKTLEHEKFVTGLINNLMDLAIQEKDHATRIFLQWFVSEQIEEESSVSDILDKLKLAGEKGNGLFMIDKELMARVYIAPQREE, encoded by the coding sequence ATGTTAAGCGAAAAAATGCGCGAAGCTCTGAGCGAACAGATAAATAAAGAGATGTATTCGGCTTATCTTTATCTTTCCATGTCATCCTATTTGGATTCAGAAGGATTGAAAGGGTTTTCCAACTGGTATTTTATACAGTATCGAGAAGAGACAGATCACGCGATGCGAATCTACGATTATATTCAGGAGCAGGGGCTTAGAGTAAAGCTCAAGGCTATAGAAGAGCCGCCTTCAGACTTCGGAACACCTCTTGAGGTAGTTGAAAAGACTCTCGAGCATGAGAAGTTTGTAACCGGTCTTATAAATAACCTGATGGATCTGGCAATACAGGAGAAGGATCACGCTACAAGGATCTTTCTGCAGTGGTTTGTTTCAGAACAGATCGAGGAAGAGTCAAGCGTCAGTGATATTCTTGACAAACTTAAACTTGCCGGAGAAAAAGGCAATGGGCTCTTTATGATTGACAAGGAACTGATGGCGAGGGTTTATATCGCTCCTCAGCGGGAAGAATAG
- a CDS encoding TIGR02757 family protein yields the protein MRNIELKKKLEQIYYRYNRPEYVDPDPLIFLYDYDDIADRELTGLIASSLAFGQVGQILKSVRSVLSVMEGSPRLFLKRSTSLSIMNSFSGFKHRWIKGADLSSMLIGMKEVINKYGSLENAFASGYDKSDKNILTAAEHFVDEITGAVDSACNRLLPSPRKKSACKRLNLFLRWMIRRDRVDPGGWDRVPASKLLVPLDVHMYRIAVALGLTERKQKGLKTVLEVTGKFREISPEDPVKYDFALTRPGIKWGRKGLEDSGGISGSA from the coding sequence ATGCGGAATATAGAATTAAAAAAGAAACTCGAGCAGATCTATTACAGGTATAACAGACCTGAATATGTAGATCCCGATCCCCTTATTTTTCTGTACGACTACGATGATATAGCTGACCGTGAATTGACCGGGCTTATTGCCTCTTCGCTCGCTTTCGGCCAGGTAGGGCAGATCTTAAAGAGTGTACGAAGTGTGCTTTCTGTTATGGAAGGTTCTCCTCGGCTCTTTCTTAAGAGATCGACTTCACTTAGTATCATGAATTCATTCAGCGGGTTTAAGCACAGGTGGATTAAAGGGGCGGATCTCTCTTCGATGCTTATAGGGATGAAAGAAGTGATAAACAAATACGGGTCGCTTGAAAATGCTTTTGCCTCGGGGTACGATAAATCAGATAAAAATATCTTAACCGCCGCTGAGCACTTTGTTGATGAAATCACAGGAGCAGTCGATTCTGCCTGTAACCGCCTTCTTCCGTCTCCCCGAAAAAAGAGCGCTTGCAAACGCCTTAATTTATTTCTAAGATGGATGATCCGCCGTGACAGAGTAGACCCGGGGGGATGGGACCGGGTTCCCGCCTCAAAATTACTCGTCCCCCTCGATGTACATATGTACCGTATTGCCGTAGCCCTGGGATTGACAGAGCGGAAGCAGAAGGGGCTGAAGACCGTTCTTGAAGTAACAGGGAAATTCAGAGAAATATCTCCGGAAGATCCCGTAAAGTATGATTTTGCTCTGACCCGGCCGGGGATAAAGTGGGGCCGGAAAGGGCTGGAAGATAGTGGAGGGATTTCAGGCTCGGCTTGA
- a CDS encoding UDP binding domain-containing protein, whose protein sequence is MAKNKTKSKGTKNKTEYSISPLGEKFPIPGKKEYSAEYRRVKKRVKKARENGMEIVVVMGVGFVGSVMAGIIADSTDRKGRRRKFVIGCQRPSTRSYWKIPLLNQGRAPVEAEDPEVDIIIKRCVLEEKTLTATYNKDVLKLADCVVVDVQCDYKKNDLGDMSTGETDMAALEATIRTIGEKIPPECLVLIETTVAPGTTEFVAWPILKKTFAARKIKKTPLLAHSFERVMPGKDYVASIRDFWRVCSGCTATARSRVKKFLTQVLNTDDYPLTVMDRPIESETTKIVENSYRATILAFLNEWSLFAEKNGVDLIKVVNAIKTRPTHSNIIFPGPGIGGYCLPKDGGLGYWAYQNILGFEDGDRIFKITPTAININDTRGLHVAELVRDALRNMGRYIASADVLICGVSYRKDVGDTRYSGSEMVVRKLAQMGAEVRAHDPYVKHWYELEKQDTYPAPGQSWKRFFRNQEGLKKTRVGKNLGKNLEGSEAVIFAVPHKPYLDLDPDWVVKKAGGSLAVIDCFGILTDEKIRRYFELGCEVKALGRGHIQRIKKDVEKSK, encoded by the coding sequence ATGGCTAAAAATAAAACAAAATCGAAAGGGACTAAAAATAAAACCGAATATTCAATCAGTCCTCTGGGCGAAAAGTTTCCCATTCCTGGCAAGAAAGAATACTCCGCCGAATACAGGCGTGTGAAAAAGCGCGTAAAGAAGGCCCGCGAAAACGGCATGGAAATAGTCGTAGTAATGGGTGTAGGATTCGTCGGTTCCGTTATGGCCGGTATAATAGCGGATTCAACAGACAGAAAGGGGCGCAGAAGAAAATTTGTAATAGGTTGTCAGCGCCCAAGTACAAGAAGTTACTGGAAGATACCCCTTCTCAATCAGGGACGGGCTCCGGTGGAAGCGGAAGATCCGGAAGTAGATATAATTATCAAGCGCTGCGTCCTTGAGGAAAAAACTCTGACCGCGACATATAACAAAGATGTACTGAAACTTGCCGATTGCGTAGTAGTGGATGTGCAGTGCGATTACAAGAAAAACGACCTCGGGGATATGAGTACGGGCGAAACCGATATGGCGGCCCTTGAAGCAACGATACGCACAATCGGCGAAAAAATTCCGCCTGAGTGCCTGGTCCTTATCGAAACTACAGTTGCTCCGGGCACAACAGAATTCGTAGCCTGGCCTATTCTAAAGAAGACCTTCGCCGCCAGAAAGATAAAGAAAACGCCGCTTCTCGCGCACAGCTTCGAACGGGTAATGCCGGGCAAGGATTATGTGGCCAGCATCCGTGATTTCTGGCGTGTGTGTTCAGGATGCACCGCCACCGCCCGCAGCCGCGTGAAAAAATTCCTCACTCAGGTTCTAAACACCGACGATTATCCTCTTACAGTCATGGACAGACCTATAGAATCGGAAACCACCAAGATTGTAGAGAATTCTTATAGAGCTACTATTCTCGCTTTTCTCAACGAATGGAGCCTCTTCGCCGAAAAAAACGGAGTCGATCTAATAAAGGTAGTAAACGCGATCAAAACACGCCCTACACACAGTAATATTATCTTTCCGGGTCCCGGGATAGGTGGCTACTGTCTGCCTAAGGATGGAGGGCTCGGCTACTGGGCTTACCAGAACATACTGGGTTTCGAAGATGGAGACAGAATATTCAAAATAACCCCGACCGCTATAAACATAAACGACACGAGGGGACTCCATGTTGCCGAACTCGTACGGGACGCCCTGCGGAATATGGGACGCTATATCGCAAGCGCCGATGTCCTTATCTGCGGAGTCAGCTATAGAAAGGATGTCGGGGATACCAGGTACAGCGGCAGCGAAATGGTCGTTCGCAAGCTTGCCCAGATGGGCGCTGAAGTGCGTGCTCACGATCCATACGTAAAACACTGGTATGAACTCGAAAAACAGGATACCTACCCGGCTCCGGGACAATCATGGAAACGTTTCTTCCGCAATCAAGAAGGACTCAAGAAAACCAGAGTAGGGAAAAATCTCGGTAAAAATCTAGAAGGAAGTGAAGCTGTTATTTTTGCCGTGCCTCACAAACCTTATCTGGACCTTGACCCCGACTGGGTCGTAAAAAAAGCGGGAGGCAGTCTAGCTGTAATTGACTGTTTCGGGATTCTTACAGATGAGAAAATACGCAGATACTTTGAGCTCGGATGCGAAGTTAAGGCCTTGGGCCGCGGTCATATACAGAGGATAAAGAAAGACGTGGAGAAGAGTAAATAG
- a CDS encoding response regulator: protein MKGNVLIIDDEAEIRRNLTVGLTQEGFSAVSCPDGISAIHELENSREKGVNYDYLITDIFMPDIDGLKILKVIKKQYPDLPVLVITGYGDVSLELEAISEHNTGYLDKPFEISELVEALKELTPGSTVSDGKTAEYEPVIRESVSAYLTIRITDKDNSMDIYKKLYYLDGVHRCEAVRGDFDIIILAQADSQDEIDKLFDRIADMDGLEVVSVDRVERPKLDRDVNEFISIYSDLVKESENVTSSKNPGTTSYVVVDIEKSSIQEIFTTVFFIDEVVFCDVIEDGSRLVGMITGQSSVGKTPRIVEKLNQIEGVLRVREAKVIKIMEE from the coding sequence GTGAAAGGCAACGTCTTAATAATCGATGATGAAGCAGAGATAAGAAGAAATCTTACCGTTGGTCTTACTCAGGAGGGGTTTAGCGCGGTTTCTTGCCCGGATGGGATTTCGGCAATCCACGAGCTTGAGAACTCCCGCGAGAAGGGGGTTAACTACGATTATCTGATAACAGACATATTTATGCCGGATATTGACGGATTGAAGATACTGAAAGTAATCAAGAAACAGTATCCCGACCTGCCAGTACTTGTCATCACCGGATATGGGGACGTAAGCTTGGAACTTGAGGCAATTTCAGAGCATAATACGGGGTATCTTGATAAGCCGTTTGAAATATCAGAACTCGTTGAAGCTCTCAAAGAGCTGACGCCGGGATCCACCGTGTCAGACGGTAAAACGGCGGAATACGAACCTGTGATCAGGGAATCTGTAAGCGCGTATCTTACAATAAGAATAACCGATAAAGATAATAGTATGGACATTTATAAAAAACTGTATTACCTCGACGGTGTTCATCGCTGTGAAGCTGTGCGAGGAGATTTTGATATTATTATTCTGGCTCAGGCCGATTCGCAGGATGAAATCGACAAACTTTTTGACAGGATCGCAGATATGGATGGGCTTGAAGTTGTGTCAGTGGACAGGGTGGAAAGACCAAAGCTTGATCGGGATGTTAATGAATTTATAAGTATATATTCCGATCTTGTCAAAGAATCGGAAAATGTGACCTCGAGCAAGAATCCGGGGACGACAAGTTATGTGGTAGTTGATATTGAAAAGAGTTCTATACAGGAGATATTTACTACAGTCTTTTTCATAGATGAAGTTGTTTTCTGTGATGTAATTGAAGATGGCTCAAGGCTTGTCGGGATGATCACGGGGCAGAGTTCTGTAGGCAAGACGCCTCGTATCGTTGAAAAACTCAATCAGATTGAGGGTGTCTTAAGGGTTCGTGAAGCTAAAGTAATCAAGATAATGGAGGAATAA
- the nuoE gene encoding NADH-quinone oxidoreductase subunit NuoE yields MNDDFSFNLWRYDGTPGELIPLLQSAQNHFGYIPRRAINYISAVTGIPESEVYGVITFYSQFRLRPMGKYVIRACDGTACHVSGAEMIIETIQDELGVEVGETTEDGLFTLNTVACIGCCSLAPVIMINEDTHGSLTPASVRKIIRRYRRNEKASNEDFAAQK; encoded by the coding sequence ATGAACGATGATTTCAGTTTTAACCTGTGGCGTTACGACGGCACTCCGGGTGAGCTTATTCCCCTTCTGCAATCCGCGCAGAATCACTTTGGTTATATACCGCGCCGCGCGATTAATTATATTTCAGCGGTAACAGGGATCCCCGAATCAGAAGTTTACGGTGTGATAACTTTTTACAGTCAGTTTCGTCTCAGGCCCATGGGTAAATATGTAATAAGGGCTTGCGACGGCACCGCCTGCCATGTTTCGGGCGCGGAAATGATTATTGAAACGATTCAGGATGAGTTGGGTGTGGAAGTCGGCGAAACCACAGAGGACGGGCTTTTCACTCTGAACACTGTTGCCTGTATAGGATGCTGTTCGCTCGCCCCGGTAATTATGATAAATGAAGATACCCACGGCAGTCTTACGCCGGCTTCAGTGCGTAAGATAATCCGCCGCTACCGGAGAAACGAAAAAGCTTCCAACGAGGATTTTGCCGCCCAGAAGTAG
- a CDS encoding NADH-quinone oxidoreductase subunit NuoF, translated as MKKIIVGMATCGLSAGAKEIYDKFAEILSGNKKSFNLSRTGCIGMCYLEPLVEVRESESRVLYSRVTPEIAERIFREHILEGRIVEENAACIINIDGEISGPEAEFLKLQKRIVLRNCGYIDPESIDEYESADGYKGVRKALLEMNPEDIIGEIKDSGLRGRGGAGFPTGLKWSFAAGSEGDVKYVVCNADEGDPGAFMDRSVLEGDPHSVIEGMIICARAIGASSGFIYCRAEYPLAIRRLKIAIEAAGEKGYLGKDILGSGFDFDIEIKQGAGAFVCGEETALFASIEGKRGMPRIRPPFPAQKGLWRKPTNNNNVETYANVPWIILNGSSEYVGYGTEKSRGTKVFALAGRVKRGGLAEVEMGTTIEDLVFNIGGGIKDGGKFKAVQMGGPSGGCIPSDLSDTPVDFESIPATGAIMGSGGMVILDDSTCMVEMARFFLNFTQDESCGKCTFCRIGTLRLLETLKRITNGEGETDDVEKLQLWGERIKQSSLCGLGQTAPNPVLTTIRYYRDEYDAHINDKKCPAGSCNPLVDFKIDPEKCTGCTLCAKNCPVDAISGNPKENHVIDNSICVKCGKCITSCQFGAVYKS; from the coding sequence ATGAAGAAAATTATAGTAGGAATGGCCACATGCGGTCTTTCAGCCGGTGCAAAGGAAATCTATGACAAATTCGCTGAAATCCTTTCGGGGAATAAGAAGAGTTTCAATCTGTCCCGGACGGGATGCATCGGGATGTGTTATCTCGAGCCCCTGGTTGAAGTTCGTGAATCTGAAAGCAGGGTCTTATACAGCAGGGTAACTCCCGAGATTGCCGAGCGAATATTCAGAGAGCATATCTTAGAAGGCCGTATTGTAGAGGAAAATGCCGCCTGCATAATAAATATCGACGGTGAGATAAGCGGCCCGGAAGCGGAGTTTCTCAAGCTTCAGAAGAGAATCGTGCTTAGAAACTGCGGTTACATTGATCCTGAGAGTATTGATGAATATGAGAGTGCTGACGGCTATAAGGGAGTCCGCAAAGCCCTTCTTGAAATGAACCCTGAAGATATTATAGGGGAGATAAAAGATTCGGGATTGAGAGGGCGCGGGGGAGCGGGATTTCCCACCGGTCTCAAATGGTCGTTCGCCGCCGGTAGTGAAGGGGACGTCAAGTACGTTGTCTGTAACGCGGATGAAGGCGACCCGGGCGCGTTTATGGACAGGTCGGTTCTTGAGGGAGATCCGCATTCTGTGATTGAAGGAATGATAATATGCGCCAGGGCAATTGGAGCTTCCTCCGGGTTCATCTATTGCAGAGCTGAATATCCTCTCGCGATTCGCAGATTAAAGATAGCCATTGAAGCTGCCGGGGAAAAAGGATACCTGGGGAAAGATATCCTGGGTTCAGGATTTGACTTCGATATAGAAATAAAGCAGGGCGCGGGGGCGTTTGTCTGTGGAGAAGAAACTGCCCTGTTCGCCTCGATCGAGGGTAAGAGGGGAATGCCCAGGATAAGACCGCCGTTTCCGGCGCAGAAAGGTCTGTGGCGGAAACCTACCAACAATAATAATGTGGAGACGTATGCTAATGTTCCGTGGATAATTTTGAACGGATCTTCCGAATATGTCGGTTACGGGACTGAAAAAAGCAGGGGAACAAAGGTTTTTGCCCTGGCTGGAAGAGTAAAACGGGGAGGACTGGCAGAGGTTGAGATGGGTACTACAATTGAAGATCTGGTTTTTAATATAGGAGGGGGGATAAAAGACGGCGGCAAGTTCAAAGCTGTTCAGATGGGCGGTCCCTCCGGCGGATGTATACCGTCTGATCTTTCGGATACTCCCGTTGATTTTGAATCAATTCCCGCGACCGGCGCTATTATGGGTTCCGGCGGCATGGTAATTCTTGACGATTCCACGTGTATGGTGGAAATGGCAAGGTTCTTTTTGAATTTCACACAGGACGAATCATGCGGTAAATGCACTTTCTGCAGAATTGGAACTCTCAGGTTGCTCGAGACACTCAAGAGGATTACTAACGGTGAAGGGGAAACGGATGACGTGGAAAAACTTCAACTATGGGGCGAAAGGATAAAACAGTCCAGTTTGTGCGGGCTCGGACAGACGGCGCCTAACCCTGTGCTTACGACAATAAGGTACTACCGTGATGAATATGATGCTCATATAAACGATAAGAAGTGTCCCGCGGGCAGCTGTAATCCTCTCGTTGATTTTAAGATTGATCCTGAAAAATGTACCGGGTGCACGCTTTGCGCTAAAAACTGTCCCGTAGACGCCATCAGCGGTAATCCGAAGGAAAATCATGTTATAGATAATTCGATCTGCGTAAAATGCGGCAAGTGTATTACAAGCTGTCAATTTGGTGCTGTTTACAAGAGTTGA